From a single Oncorhynchus nerka isolate Pitt River linkage group LG11, Oner_Uvic_2.0, whole genome shotgun sequence genomic region:
- the LOC115137616 gene encoding coiled-coil-helix-coiled-coil-helix domain-containing protein 2-like, giving the protein MPRGSRSRTSRMATPARVAPPPPPMARAAPPLPYAPVPARAPPSTMAAPATAAPWQPGMFAQMATTAAGVAVGSAAGHMIGHAMTGGMGGGGGSQEAAKPDVTYQEQPQQYQQPPPMYQPAQYQPQSMFQQEPAAEQGTCSYEFKQFIECAQTQSDLQLCEGFSEVLKHCKLSNGMS; this is encoded by the exons ATGCCAAGAGGAAGCAGAAGCCGGACGTCAAGAATGGCCACTCCAGCCAG gGTAGCCCCACCGCCACCTCCCATGGCCAGGGCTGCACCCCCACTACCCTACGCTCCAGTGCCTGCCCGTGCCCCTCCGTCCACCATGGCTGCCCCAGCCACTGCTGCTCCCTGGCAGCCAGGCATGTTTGCGCAGATGGCCACCACAGCCGCTGGGGTAGCCGTTGGCTCAGCCGCAGGGCACATGATCGGCCACGCAATGACTGGAGGAATGGGTGGAGGCGGGGGAAGCCAGGAGGCTGCCAAGCCTGATGTCACCTACCAG GAGCAGCCCCAGCAGTACCAACAGCCACCTCCCATGTACCAGCCAGCACAGTATCAGCCCCAGTCCATGTTCCAGCAGGAGCCTGCTGCAGAGCAGGGAACCTGCTCCTACGAGTTCAAGCAGTTTATCGAGTGTGCTCAGACCCAGAGTGACCTGCAACTCTGTGAAGGCTTCAGCGAGGTGCTCAAGCACTGCAAGTTGTCCAATG GGATGTCCTGA